The Candidatus Tanganyikabacteria bacterium nucleotide sequence AAATGACCTGGCGCCTATCGGACGCAGGCACGGAGGCCTGCGCCACCGATGCAACGGGTGGGGCCGGCCTCCGTGCCGGCCGCGATGCCGGAGCGAAGTCATCAGAGCCGCGCTATGAGGCCGGCCCCACCCGGCGATTGCCTGGTGACGGGTGGCGCGGGCCTCCGTGCCCGCGGCCAGGGGGCGCGAAGCTCCCGGATCAAGTCAGGGCCGCCAGTTCCTCCGGCGTGAGAGGCGGCGCGGCGGCGGCGCCGAAATTCTCCTCGACCTGCCCTACGGTCTTGGCGCCCGGGATGACCGTCGAGACGCCCTCGAGCGCCAGGGGATAGAGGATGGCCGCCTGCGCCAGGGTGCGATCGGCGCGCTCCATGTGACGGAGGGCCCGCACGCGATCGGCCCGGTGCTGCACGAAGGCGGCCGGCCAGGTATGCCGGATGTCGCCGTGCTCCCAGCGGAAGCTGCCGTCGAAGCGCCCGGCCAGGAATCCGTTGGCCAGCGGTTCGCGCGCGACGATGCCCACGCCGGCCGTTCTGGCGGCCGGCAAGAGGCCGGCGGCGGCCTCGCGGTGCAGGAGGTTCAGCGCGACCTGCAGCACCTGTGCGCGGCCCGCAGAAATGGCATCCAGGCCCTCCTGCACGGCGTGGATGCTCACCCCGAAACTCCGGATCTTGCCTTCGTCCCGGAGGGCCTCCAGCGTTTCGTAGAGGCGGGGGTCGCCCACGACCTGCGGGGGCGGGTTGTGCAGGAGGTAGACGTCGAGGGCCTCGCGCCGGAGGCGGCGCAGCGACTGCTCGCAGGCAGACCGGATGTACGTGGGCGCGAAGTTCAGCGTGACGCGGCCCGGGACCGTCTGGAAGTCGCCGCCGACCTTCGTGCAGACGACCACGTCGTCGCGGCTTCCGACGACCTCGCCCACGAGGGACTCGCTGTGGCCCCAGCCGTAGACATCGGCGGTGTCGACGAAAGAGCAGCCCAGATCGAGTGCGCGAGCCAGGGCGCGCCGGCTCTCGGCATCGTCGGTGGGGCCGTAGGAGTTGCCGTGGGCATTCCCGCCTATGGCCCAGGCGCCGAAGCCGATTTCCGAGACTTGCAGGCCGGTGCGGCCCAGGACCCGAGTGTTCATCGAGAGCAATTATAAGAGCCCGGGGCAGGGGACCCGGGCTCTAGAGGGGAGGAGGTGGAGGCTTCACTCTCCAGGATGCCCCGGCTGTTTTGCGGCGCTTTGCGCGGCGGATTACATGAGTTTTTCGGCTGGTCATAGCTGCACCACCGACACCATTCGACCCGACGCCTGGCCGTCGCGGCGATACGAGAAGCACAGGTCGGCGCGGCACAGCGTGCAGATCCCCGACGCGTAGATGAACTCCGCGGGGACTCCCCCGGCGCGCAGTTGCCGCCGCACCAGGACCGGCAGGTCGACGTGCGGCCGGCGCGGGCCCACCGCCTGCCAGCCTTCCCGGTCGTCGCGGGTCGGGCCCGGATCGGCCTGTTCGAGCGCCGCGACCACCTCCTCGCCGACCTCGTAGCAGCAACGGCGCGCCGCCGGACCGATGGCGGCCACCAGGTCGCGGGCGGCGACGTCGAATTGCCGCGCCAGGCTCTCGATCGCCCTCGCCACCACCCCGGCGGCGGTGCCCCGCCAGCCGGCGTGGATGGCTGCGACCGCCCGGCCGTGGCGGTCGGCCAGCAGGATGGGCGTGCAGTCGGCCGTGTAGACGGCCACCGGCACACCCCGCGCCCCGCACACGACCGCGTCCGCCTGCTCCCGGTCGGCGCGGCCCGCATCGTCCACGACGGCGACGTCCGGGCCGTGCACCTGGTGCACCGCGATCCACACCCGGTCGAAGGCGCCGGCGACGCGGAACCGCTCCCGGTTCTCCCGGACCCGGTCGCCCGCATCGCCCGAATGCATTCCCACGTTGAGCGAGCCGTAAAGGCCCTCGCTCACCCCGCCCATGCGCGTCGAGAAGGCGTGCCTGGCCGGCAAGGCCGCGCAGCGCAGGGCCTGGCCGTCGCCGGCGAGTTCCCAGCCTTCGGGAAGCTCGATCAAGAGACCAAGGCCGAGACGACGCCCACGCAGCGTTCGCAGAGATCCTCGTGCCGGCCGTCGGCGCCCACGGTGGGCAGGATCAGCCAGCAGCGCTGGCACTTCTCGCCGGGGGCGCCGCCTACCGCGATAGCGGGCGCGCCGATCTCGACCTGCGACACGTTGAGCGCCTCCCGCAGGATTTCCGCCGGGACGCCGCAATCCGGCACCCGGGCGGCCGCGTCGGAGGACGAGCCGATTTCCTTGCGCTGCCGGGCTTCCTCGAGCAACTTGTTGACCTCGGCCCGCAACGCCAGCAGCCCTTGCCAGCGTGCGGCGAGGGCGTCATCCAGCCACGCATCGCGCACTTCGGGAAACTCGAGCAGGAAGACGCTCGGCTCCGGCCCCCTGTGGCTGGCGGGCAAGTAGTGGTAGATGTCCTCGGCCAGGTGGGACAGGACCGGGGAGATCAGCCGCATCAGGGCGTGCAGGATGTGGTACAGCACGGTCTGCGCGGCTCGGCGCGGCCGGGAGGCCGGCGCCGAGGCGTACAGCCGATCCTTCGTGACGTCCAGGTAGAAGCCCGACAGGTCGTTGACGCAGTAGTTCTGCACCAGGTGGAAGAACGGGTCGTAGTGGAAGGTCTCGAAATCCTCCCGGACCTCGCGAATCACTTCCTGCAGGCGGTGGAGGGCATAGCGGTCGATCTCGGGGAGGTCCTCGTAGGGCACGGCGTCGCGGGCCGGGTCGAAATCGTAGAGGTTGCCCAGCAGGAAGCGAGATGTGTTGCGGATCTTTCGGTACACCTCGGCCAGTTGCTGGAGCATCTGTTTGGAGATGCTGACGTCGGACGTGTAGTCCTGGCTGGATACCCACAGGCGCAGCACGTCGGCCCCCAGGTTGCCGATGACCTCGAGCGGATCGACCACGTTGCCGAGCGACTTGGACATCTTCCGGCGCTGCTCGTCGAGGGCGAAGCCGTGCGTGACGACCATGCGGTAGGGCGCGGCGCCGCGGGTGGCGACGGCCGTCAGCAGCGACGACTGGAACCAGCCGCGGTACTGGTCGGAGCCCTCCAGGTACAGGTCGACCGGCCAGCCCAGGCCACGCGCCGCGCAGACGGCCTCGTGCGTGACGCCCGAGTCGAACCAGACGTCCATGATGTCCTTTTCCTTCCGGAAGGACCCGTGCCCGCAGCCCTTGCAGGTCGTGCCCGCGGGCAGGAGGTCCCGCGCCGGGTACTTCCACCAGGCGTCGGAGCCCTCCTTCTCGAACAGGGCGGCCACGTGCTCGGTCGTCTCCGGGGTGATGCAGATGGTGTTGCAGCCTTCGCAGTAGAAGACCGGGATGGGCACGCCCCACGACCGCTGGCGCGAGATGCACCAGTCCGACCGGTCGGCGACCATGTTAGTGATGCGTACCTGGCCGTTGGCGGGGTGCCATCTGACCTTCTCGATCTCGGCCAGGGCCTGGTCCCGGAAGCCGGCCACCGAGGCGAACCACTGGTCGGTGGCGCGGAAGATGACGGGCTTGTGGCAGCGCCAGCAGTGGGCGTAGCTGTGCGAAATGGTCTCGTTGGCGAGCAGGGCGCCGCGGTCCTCGAGTGCGGCGACGATCACCGGGTTGGCCTCGGCGTAGAACTTGCCGGCCAGCCAGTCGGGGGCCTCGGCGGTGAAGCGGCCGCGATCGTCTAGCGGAGCGAAGGGCTGGATGCCGTAGGCCTGGCCGACGATGTAGTCCTCCATGCCGTGGCCGGGCGCGGTGTGGACCAGGCCGGAACTCTCGGCCTCCACGTGGTGGCCCAGCACGACCGGCGACTGCCGGTCGACGAAGACGTGCCGGTACGTCGC carries:
- a CDS encoding aldo/keto reductase; amino-acid sequence: MNTRVLGRTGLQVSEIGFGAWAIGGNAHGNSYGPTDDAESRRALARALDLGCSFVDTADVYGWGHSESLVGEVVGSRDDVVVCTKVGGDFQTVPGRVTLNFAPTYIRSACEQSLRRLRREALDVYLLHNPPPQVVGDPRLYETLEALRDEGKIRSFGVSIHAVQEGLDAISAGRAQVLQVALNLLHREAAAGLLPAARTAGVGIVAREPLANGFLAGRFDGSFRWEHGDIRHTWPAAFVQHRADRVRALRHMERADRTLAQAAILYPLALEGVSTVIPGAKTVGQVEENFGAAAAPPLTPEELAALT
- the pgeF gene encoding peptidoglycan editing factor PgeF; the encoded protein is MIELPEGWELAGDGQALRCAALPARHAFSTRMGGVSEGLYGSLNVGMHSGDAGDRVRENRERFRVAGAFDRVWIAVHQVHGPDVAVVDDAGRADREQADAVVCGARGVPVAVYTADCTPILLADRHGRAVAAIHAGWRGTAAGVVARAIESLARQFDVAARDLVAAIGPAARRCCYEVGEEVVAALEQADPGPTRDDREGWQAVGPRRPHVDLPVLVRRQLRAGGVPAEFIYASGICTLCRADLCFSYRRDGQASGRMVSVVQL
- the ileS gene encoding isoleucine--tRNA ligase, which produces MDYKATLNLPKTDFPMRANAAVREPEIQALWHGETIFAKLLERREGRPRYVLHDGPPYSSSGTIHIGHAMNKILKDIVVKHKALTGFYTPFVVGYDCHGLPTEIAALKELKGKKDLTALELRALSREFAQRSIDGQHAAFKRLGVFADWDNPYKTMDPAFEAAQIRVFGKMAEKGYIYKGLKPVYWCSTCVTALAEAEVEYEDHVSPSIFVGFPLVAAKPLADRLAAGRDVRLAIWTTTPWTLPANLAIAVHPDLEYTVVETPRGDMVVAASLVESFLAALKLPGKDVGPRFKGADLEHATYRHVFVDRQSPVVLGHHVEAESSGLVHTAPGHGMEDYIVGQAYGIQPFAPLDDRGRFTAEAPDWLAGKFYAEANPVIVAALEDRGALLANETISHSYAHCWRCHKPVIFRATDQWFASVAGFRDQALAEIEKVRWHPANGQVRITNMVADRSDWCISRQRSWGVPIPVFYCEGCNTICITPETTEHVAALFEKEGSDAWWKYPARDLLPAGTTCKGCGHGSFRKEKDIMDVWFDSGVTHEAVCAARGLGWPVDLYLEGSDQYRGWFQSSLLTAVATRGAAPYRMVVTHGFALDEQRRKMSKSLGNVVDPLEVIGNLGADVLRLWVSSQDYTSDVSISKQMLQQLAEVYRKIRNTSRFLLGNLYDFDPARDAVPYEDLPEIDRYALHRLQEVIREVREDFETFHYDPFFHLVQNYCVNDLSGFYLDVTKDRLYASAPASRPRRAAQTVLYHILHALMRLISPVLSHLAEDIYHYLPASHRGPEPSVFLLEFPEVRDAWLDDALAARWQGLLALRAEVNKLLEEARQRKEIGSSSDAAARVPDCGVPAEILREALNVSQVEIGAPAIAVGGAPGEKCQRCWLILPTVGADGRHEDLCERCVGVVSALVS